One segment of Acidobacteriota bacterium DNA contains the following:
- a CDS encoding DUF885 domain-containing protein, with protein MNPGLFKRATRRDRRCHFTRPVLALLLGWAACLPASATEAGTAGGAPPPVVADLAADYLRAWRAFYPSQALAQGDASAAARFEDFAAERTDAWITRNRRLLKALGEDRAGWSLDDRIDARLLRLQARQELELWVDDAAPRRSPGLYARHIAGAFTHLLVRDNIAPEQKATAISARLAGIRRLCAVAREQLADGRPADTAGAIRTLEATASFLTGGFTDAAKPCFTDTRQSDFNRSVADAAAAIRGLAGHLRTRLQPRLTLPDAYGRHTYVRKMRLDLDHDLTPEELLRLAEAEIRTVRNEMSVVAERHWRSRYPAETVPVDFDPLVRRALDDMEADRAADQQAFLRQFLELIDRAESFVRERGLATLPARRTLLTALSPAHFAGAAVGGVYSAGPFDPEAATLFYLPTIPDDAPAAARDGFYRSFNTAFNTMIITHEICPGHYLQLKLAAQGAHPVRALFGSTVFVEGWASFCEEMTLDAGWDGDRPLTRLAHLRKRLENAVRAYVSVQVHCHGWDRERLTRFAVDTGLLPPQFAENLWGRVLESPLQLPSYFLGYRGFSELYRAERRRLGDRFSLRAFNDAVLRSGGVPLDLLPEVLAEKP; from the coding sequence ATGAATCCAGGGTTATTTAAGCGCGCCACCCGTCGCGACCGGAGGTGTCACTTCACCCGCCCGGTTCTCGCTCTGCTCCTGGGATGGGCCGCCTGCCTGCCGGCGTCCGCCACCGAAGCGGGAACCGCCGGCGGGGCGCCACCACCGGTGGTGGCGGACCTGGCCGCGGATTACCTCCGGGCGTGGCGCGCGTTCTATCCCAGCCAGGCCCTGGCCCAGGGCGACGCTTCGGCCGCCGCCCGGTTCGAAGATTTCGCCGCGGAGCGGACGGACGCCTGGATCACGCGCAACCGGCGGCTGCTCAAGGCGCTCGGCGAGGACCGCGCCGGCTGGTCACTGGACGACCGGATCGACGCCCGGCTGCTTCGCCTCCAGGCCCGCCAGGAGCTGGAGCTGTGGGTGGACGACGCGGCGCCGCGGCGTTCCCCCGGACTCTATGCCCGGCACATCGCCGGAGCTTTCACCCACCTGCTGGTCCGGGACAACATCGCGCCGGAGCAGAAGGCCACGGCAATCTCGGCGCGTCTCGCAGGTATCCGCCGGCTGTGTGCCGTCGCCCGCGAGCAGCTCGCGGACGGACGGCCGGCGGATACCGCCGGCGCCATCCGCACCCTGGAAGCCACGGCGTCATTCCTCACAGGCGGCTTCACCGACGCGGCGAAACCCTGCTTCACCGATACCCGACAATCCGATTTTAACCGGTCAGTCGCCGACGCCGCAGCCGCCATCCGCGGACTGGCCGGCCACCTCCGCACCCGCCTGCAGCCGCGGCTGACCCTGCCGGATGCCTACGGCCGCCACACGTATGTCCGCAAGATGCGCCTGGATTTGGATCACGACCTGACGCCGGAGGAATTGCTCCGTCTGGCCGAGGCGGAAATCCGCACGGTCCGCAACGAGATGTCCGTCGTGGCCGAGCGCCACTGGCGGTCGCGTTATCCGGCCGAAACGGTGCCGGTTGATTTCGACCCGCTCGTCCGGCGGGCGCTGGACGACATGGAGGCGGACCGCGCGGCGGACCAGCAGGCGTTCCTGCGCCAGTTCCTGGAGCTGATCGACCGTGCCGAGTCGTTTGTCCGGGAGCGTGGGCTGGCCACGCTCCCCGCCCGGCGGACGCTCCTCACCGCGCTATCCCCGGCCCACTTCGCCGGCGCCGCCGTGGGTGGCGTTTACAGCGCCGGTCCGTTCGACCCGGAGGCGGCCACCCTGTTCTACCTGCCCACCATCCCCGACGACGCGCCGGCGGCGGCCCGCGACGGGTTCTACCGCTCGTTCAACACCGCCTTCAACACCATGATCATCACCCACGAAATCTGCCCCGGGCACTACCTCCAGCTCAAGCTCGCCGCCCAGGGCGCGCACCCGGTGCGGGCGCTGTTCGGCTCCACGGTGTTCGTCGAGGGGTGGGCCTCCTTCTGCGAGGAGATGACTCTGGACGCCGGTTGGGACGGCGACCGTCCCCTGACGCGCCTGGCCCACCTGCGCAAGCGGCTGGAAAACGCGGTCCGGGCCTATGTCAGCGTCCAGGTGCACTGTCATGGCTGGGACCGTGAGCGGCTCACCCGCTTCGCCGTGGACACCGGGCTGCTGCCGCCGCAGTTCGCCGAAAACCTGTGGGGCCGGGTGCTGGAGTCCCCGCTGCAGTTGCCGTCCTACTTTCTGGGCTACCGCGGCTTCAGCGAGCTGTACCGCGCCGAGCGCCGGCGCCTCGGCGACCGGTTCAGCCTCCGGGCGTTCAACGACGCGGTGCTGCGCTCGGGCGGCGTCCCTCTCGACCTCCTGCCCGAGGTACTGGCGGAAAAGCCGTAA
- a CDS encoding CPBP family intramembrane metalloprotease: protein MTDLRFARTYWEASRSWTYSLILVVPLLIIYEAGILAVQLQHPVRNGADALIKTLLQVAGVWSAVGFGVLLAAALGARVWVERKRHGGAVRREYLLFMAGESVLYALLLAPVVGRLTQAVLPGLSAPAAIAASPGGEFGLGAMIILSLGAGIYEELLFRVLLMSGLLLALRKLFPAWAPWVVTAVAAVAAALLFSAFHYVGAYGDPFTITSFTFRFVAGLVLNALYAARGYGIAVWTHTLYDIFLAVTVGW, encoded by the coding sequence ATGACCGACCTGCGCTTCGCCCGCACCTACTGGGAGGCTTCCCGAAGCTGGACCTACAGCCTGATCCTCGTGGTGCCGCTGCTGATCATCTACGAGGCAGGTATCCTGGCGGTGCAGCTGCAGCACCCGGTGCGCAACGGCGCCGACGCGCTGATCAAGACCCTGCTGCAGGTGGCCGGCGTCTGGAGCGCGGTGGGCTTCGGCGTGCTGCTCGCCGCGGCGCTGGGCGCGCGGGTATGGGTCGAGCGGAAACGGCATGGCGGGGCCGTCCGGCGGGAGTATCTGCTGTTCATGGCAGGCGAGAGCGTGCTCTACGCCCTGCTGCTGGCGCCGGTGGTGGGCCGGCTGACCCAGGCGGTACTGCCCGGCCTGTCGGCGCCGGCCGCGATCGCCGCCTCGCCGGGCGGGGAGTTCGGCCTCGGCGCCATGATCATCCTGTCGCTCGGGGCGGGCATTTACGAGGAGCTGCTCTTCCGGGTGCTGCTCATGTCAGGCCTGCTGCTGGCGCTGCGCAAGCTCTTCCCCGCGTGGGCGCCGTGGGTCGTCACCGCCGTCGCCGCGGTGGCGGCCGCGCTGCTGTTCAGCGCGTTCCACTACGTGGGGGCGTATGGCGACCCGTTCACGATCACGTCGTTCACCTTCCGGTTCGTGGCCGGGCTGGTGCTCAACGCCCTCTACGCCGCCCGCGGCTACGGCATCGCCGTCTGGACCCACACGCTGTATGACATTTTCCTCGCCGTGACCGTGGGATGGTAA
- a CDS encoding lipid-binding SYLF domain-containing protein: MHPRFVRLLAVGLTAALLVGPLAVTAAAGPTTGDVEKRMLSSIEVLKEILNIPEGGVPKTLLNKCTGLIVIPHMVKAGFIVGGNRGHGIILHRLPNGGWSDPCFCTITGGSIGFQIGGQATDLLLVVNNERGFQALMGNNFKLGGQASVAGGPVGRETSAATDATLKADIYSYSRSKGLFAGISLEGAGITVDDDANTAYYGKLLDGKMLVGRQSKPYPASAQPLLTVLKPYAGKK; the protein is encoded by the coding sequence ATGCACCCTCGTTTTGTGCGTCTGCTGGCCGTCGGATTGACCGCGGCCCTGCTGGTCGGCCCGCTGGCGGTCACTGCGGCGGCCGGACCCACGACAGGGGACGTGGAAAAGCGGATGCTGAGCAGCATCGAGGTTCTGAAGGAGATCCTCAACATCCCCGAGGGCGGCGTGCCGAAGACGCTGCTGAACAAGTGCACCGGGCTGATCGTCATCCCCCACATGGTCAAGGCCGGCTTCATCGTGGGCGGCAACCGCGGCCACGGGATCATCCTGCACCGGCTGCCCAACGGCGGCTGGAGCGATCCCTGCTTCTGCACCATCACCGGCGGCAGCATCGGCTTCCAGATCGGCGGCCAGGCCACCGACCTGCTCCTGGTGGTGAACAACGAGCGCGGCTTCCAGGCGCTGATGGGCAACAACTTCAAGCTGGGCGGCCAGGCCAGCGTGGCCGGCGGACCGGTGGGCCGGGAGACGAGCGCGGCCACCGACGCCACCCTGAAGGCGGACATCTACTCCTACTCCCGCAGCAAGGGCCTGTTCGCGGGCATCTCGCTCGAGGGGGCCGGCATCACCGTGGATGACGATGCCAACACCGCCTACTACGGCAAGCTCCTTGACGGCAAGATGCTGGTGGGGCGACAGAGCAAGCCGTACCCGGCCTCGGCCCAGCCGCTGCTGACAGTCCTGAAACCGTACGCAGGGAAGAAGTAG